One part of the Ursus arctos isolate Adak ecotype North America unplaced genomic scaffold, UrsArc2.0 scaffold_16, whole genome shotgun sequence genome encodes these proteins:
- the LOC113258419 gene encoding tyrosine-protein phosphatase non-receptor type substrate 1 isoform X1 codes for MEPAGPAPGRLGPLLCLLLATSWVWTGAAGEQELQVIQPDKSVSVAAGQTATLRCTVTSLLPIGPVVWFRGAGPARESVYNFRGGHFPRVTNVSDTTKRNNMDFSIRISNITPADTGTYYCVKFQRGSPDVELKSGPGTQVTVSAKPSPPVVSGPAARASPEQTVSFTCESHGFSPRNITLRWFKNGNELAASQTTVDAEGNGTSYNISSMTRLALAPGDVRSQVICEVTHVTLQGGPPLRGTANLSAVLRVPPTFEVSQQPVAGDQVNVTCQVTKFYPQHLQLTWLENGNVSRTETASTASNLIENKDGTFNWTSWLLVNSSAHREDVVFTCQVQHDGQPAVTKNHTLVASAHQKDQETHKTQDNNDSRSIFIVVGVVCALLVALLIAALYLLRIRQKKAKGSTSSTRLHEPEKNTREITQVQSLIQDNNDITYADLNLPKGKKSAPRAAEPNNHTEYASIQTGPPPASEDNLTYADLDMVHLNRVPKQPAPKPEPSYSEYASVQVQRK; via the exons GTGCGGCAGGAGAGCAGGAGCTGCAGGTGATCCAGCCTGACAAGTCAGTGTCTGTCGCAGCCGGACAGACAGCCACTCTGCGCTGCACTGtgacctccctgctccccatTGGGCCGGTTGTGTGGTTCCGGGGGGCAGGGCCAGCCCGGGAGTCAGTCTACAATTTCAGAGGAGGCCACTTCCCCCGAGTAACAAATGTTTCTGACACCACAAAGAGAAACAACATGGACTTTTCCATCCGCATCAGTAACATCACCCCAGCAGACACCGGAACCTACTACTGTGTGAAGTTCCAGAGAGGCAGCCCTGATGTGGAGTTGAAGTCTGGACCCGGCACCCAGGTCACCGTGAGCG CCAAACCCTCTCCTCCCGTGGTGTCGGGCCCCGCGGCCAGGGCCTCGCCTGAGCAGACAGTGAGCTTCACCTGCGAGTCCCACGGCTTCTCCCCCAGAAACATCACCCTGAGATGGTTCAAAAACGGGAATGAGCTCGCAGCCTCCCAGACCACCGTGGACGCAGAGGGAAACGGCACTTCCTACAACATCTCCAGCATGACCAGGCTGGCGCTGGCCCCGGGGGACGTTCGCTCCCAGGTCATCTGCGAGGTGACCCACGTGACCCTGCAGGGGGGCCCTCCTCTCCGTGGGACTGCCAACTTGTCTGCGGTCCTCCGAG TTCCGCCCACCTTCGAGGTTTCCCAGCAACCCGTGGCAGGGGACCAGGTGAATGTCACTTGCCAAGTGACGAAGTTCTACCCCCAGCACCTACAGCTGACCTGGTTGGAGAACGGAAACGTGTCCCGAACAGAAACGGCCTCAACGGCCTCGAACCTCATAGAGAACAAGGATGGGACGTTTAACTGGACGAGCTGGCTCCTGGTGAATTCGTCCGCCCACAGGGAAGATGTGGTGTTCACCTGCCAGGTGCAGCATGACGGGCAGCCCGCGGTCACCAAAAACCATACCCTTGTGGCCTCTGCCCACCAGAAGGACCAGGAAACCCATAAAACCCAGG ACAATAATGACAGCCGGAGTATCTTCATCGTGGTGGGCGTGGTTTGTGCCTTGCTGGTGGCTCTGCTCATCGCAGCCCTCTACCTCCTCCGAATCCGACAGAAGAAAG ccAAGGGCTCCACTTCTTCTACAAG GTTGCATGAGCCCGAGAAGAACACAAGAGAAATAACCCAGGTACAGTCCTTG ATCCAGGACAACAATGACATCACCTACGCAGACTTGAACCTGCCCAAGGGGAAGAAGTCTGCGCCTCGGGCTGCCGAGCCCAACAACCACACAGAGTACGCCAGCATTCAGACCGGCCCACCACCCGCGTCCGAGGACAACCTCACCTACGCGGACCTGGACATGGTCCACCTCAACCGGGTCCCCAAGCAGCCAGCCCCCAAGCCCGAGCCATCCTACTCGGAGTACGCCAGCGTCCAGGTCCAGAGGAAATGA
- the LOC113258419 gene encoding tyrosine-protein phosphatase non-receptor type substrate 1 isoform X2, which produces MEPAGPAPGRLGPLLCLLLATSWVWTGAAGEQELQVIQPDKSVSVAAGQTATLRCTVTSLLPIGPVVWFRGAGPARESVYNFRGGHFPRVTNVSDTTKRNNMDFSIRISNITPADTGTYYCVKFQRGSPDVELKSGPGTQVTVSAKPSPPVVSGPAARASPEQTVSFTCESHGFSPRNITLRWFKNGNELAASQTTVDAEGNGTSYNISSMTRLALAPGDVRSQVICEVTHVTLQGGPPLRGTANLSAVLRVPPTFEVSQQPVAGDQVNVTCQVTKFYPQHLQLTWLENGNVSRTETASTASNLIENKDGTFNWTSWLLVNSSAHREDVVFTCQVQHDGQPAVTKNHTLVASAHQKDQETHKTQDNNDSRSIFIVVGVVCALLVALLIAALYLLRIRQKKAKGSTSSTRLHEPEKNTREITQIQDNNDITYADLNLPKGKKSAPRAAEPNNHTEYASIQTGPPPASEDNLTYADLDMVHLNRVPKQPAPKPEPSYSEYASVQVQRK; this is translated from the exons GTGCGGCAGGAGAGCAGGAGCTGCAGGTGATCCAGCCTGACAAGTCAGTGTCTGTCGCAGCCGGACAGACAGCCACTCTGCGCTGCACTGtgacctccctgctccccatTGGGCCGGTTGTGTGGTTCCGGGGGGCAGGGCCAGCCCGGGAGTCAGTCTACAATTTCAGAGGAGGCCACTTCCCCCGAGTAACAAATGTTTCTGACACCACAAAGAGAAACAACATGGACTTTTCCATCCGCATCAGTAACATCACCCCAGCAGACACCGGAACCTACTACTGTGTGAAGTTCCAGAGAGGCAGCCCTGATGTGGAGTTGAAGTCTGGACCCGGCACCCAGGTCACCGTGAGCG CCAAACCCTCTCCTCCCGTGGTGTCGGGCCCCGCGGCCAGGGCCTCGCCTGAGCAGACAGTGAGCTTCACCTGCGAGTCCCACGGCTTCTCCCCCAGAAACATCACCCTGAGATGGTTCAAAAACGGGAATGAGCTCGCAGCCTCCCAGACCACCGTGGACGCAGAGGGAAACGGCACTTCCTACAACATCTCCAGCATGACCAGGCTGGCGCTGGCCCCGGGGGACGTTCGCTCCCAGGTCATCTGCGAGGTGACCCACGTGACCCTGCAGGGGGGCCCTCCTCTCCGTGGGACTGCCAACTTGTCTGCGGTCCTCCGAG TTCCGCCCACCTTCGAGGTTTCCCAGCAACCCGTGGCAGGGGACCAGGTGAATGTCACTTGCCAAGTGACGAAGTTCTACCCCCAGCACCTACAGCTGACCTGGTTGGAGAACGGAAACGTGTCCCGAACAGAAACGGCCTCAACGGCCTCGAACCTCATAGAGAACAAGGATGGGACGTTTAACTGGACGAGCTGGCTCCTGGTGAATTCGTCCGCCCACAGGGAAGATGTGGTGTTCACCTGCCAGGTGCAGCATGACGGGCAGCCCGCGGTCACCAAAAACCATACCCTTGTGGCCTCTGCCCACCAGAAGGACCAGGAAACCCATAAAACCCAGG ACAATAATGACAGCCGGAGTATCTTCATCGTGGTGGGCGTGGTTTGTGCCTTGCTGGTGGCTCTGCTCATCGCAGCCCTCTACCTCCTCCGAATCCGACAGAAGAAAG ccAAGGGCTCCACTTCTTCTACAAG GTTGCATGAGCCCGAGAAGAACACAAGAGAAATAACCCAG ATCCAGGACAACAATGACATCACCTACGCAGACTTGAACCTGCCCAAGGGGAAGAAGTCTGCGCCTCGGGCTGCCGAGCCCAACAACCACACAGAGTACGCCAGCATTCAGACCGGCCCACCACCCGCGTCCGAGGACAACCTCACCTACGCGGACCTGGACATGGTCCACCTCAACCGGGTCCCCAAGCAGCCAGCCCCCAAGCCCGAGCCATCCTACTCGGAGTACGCCAGCGTCCAGGTCCAGAGGAAATGA